One window of Solwaraspora sp. WMMA2056 genomic DNA carries:
- the nusB gene encoding transcription antitermination factor NusB — protein sequence MPARRKARKRALDVLYEADLRDIPPEQVLIGYVARLSPRPEHLDYAIGLVEGVSRHRSRIDELIGSYAEGWTLERMPVVDRNLARIAVFELLYVDEIDDPVAITEAVELARQMSTDDSPRFLNGLLDRIAEYTPH from the coding sequence ATGCCGGCGCGCCGCAAGGCGCGTAAGCGGGCCCTCGACGTGCTCTACGAGGCGGACCTGCGGGACATCCCGCCGGAGCAGGTACTGATCGGTTACGTCGCCCGGTTGTCACCGCGGCCGGAGCACCTCGACTACGCGATCGGTCTGGTGGAGGGCGTTTCCCGGCACCGGAGCCGGATCGACGAGCTGATCGGCAGCTATGCCGAGGGGTGGACGCTGGAACGGATGCCGGTGGTTGACCGCAACCTGGCCCGCATCGCCGTGTTCGAGCTGCTCTACGTCGACGAGATCGACGACCCGGTGGCCATCACCGAGGCGGTGGAGCTGGCCCGGCAGATGTCGACCGACGATTCGCCGCGGTTCCTCAACGGGTTGCTGGACCGGATCGCCGAGTACACCCCGCACTAG